TTAAACATTTTCAATGGGGCTTAAATCAGGACAATATTGTTTTAAATATATTAAATTTATATTTGATATTTCTGCAACTTTTTGAACCATTTTTGCTGTGTGAATCCTTGTATTGTCTAGAATTATAATTAATTCTTTTTTTCTTTATGAGGCAGGATGGGACATGACTTTCATTAATTTTTAAAATTTTTTTTTCGCTTATTTTTTTTTCATTTAATTTTATATATTATGAAGTATAATCTTTTATTATAAATATTAATATTTATGGTTGTTTTATTTATGGTTTTAAAAGATGATACTGTTATTTAGACTATGTTGGTGTCTATGGACTTGAGTAATTTGATTCCTGAAGGTCATCCGTGTTATTTGTATTAAAAATGTGGTTGATTAAATTGATTGTTCCGAAGCTAACAAGGAGTTTTTCGTGATAAGCCTGGTGAACCTGCTTATCCTCGTGAAATGTTGCTTAGGATTGATTTGGATGAGTGTTATTTGATGGTGGATTGTCTTCTCCTAATTGAGAGAAGAACAAGAACTGATATTTTTCTTATATGTACTTTAGCAGGCATGCAAAAGCC
The DNA window shown above is from Methanobrevibacter oralis and carries:
- a CDS encoding transposase: MIILDNTRIHTAKMVQKVAEISNINLIYLKQYCPDLSPIENV